The following proteins come from a genomic window of Populus nigra chromosome 6, ddPopNigr1.1, whole genome shotgun sequence:
- the LOC133697283 gene encoding xyloglucan 6-xylosyltransferase 2-like produces MLDRCIGTHRVRQIQRAIRHGKITLLCLCMTVVVLRGTIGAGKFGTPEQDFNDLKNHFYAARKHGEPHRVLTESNQANNNKNDEASNADGANNYATFDINKILVDEGEDEKPDPNRPYSLGPKISDWNQLREKWLSENPSFSNFIKPNKPRVLLVTGSSPKPCENPVGDHYLLKSIKNKIDYCRLHGIEIFYNMALLDAEMAGFWAKLPLIRKLLLSHPEVEFLWWMDSDAMFTDMAFEVPWERYKDSNFVMHGWNEMVYDEKNWIGLNTGSFLLRNCQWSLDLLDAWSPMGPKGKIRDEAGKVLTRELKNRPVFEADDQSAMVYLLATQRDKWGDKVYLENAYYLHGYWGILVDRYEEMIENYHPGLGDHRWPLVTHFVGCKPCGKFGDYSVERCLKQMDRAFNFGDNQILQIYGFTHKSLASRRVRRVRNETTNPLEVKDELGLLHPAFKAVRVSTTS; encoded by the coding sequence ATGCTGGACCGGTGCATCGGGACTCACCGAGTCCGCCAGATCCAAAGAGCTATCCGCCACGGAAAAATCACACTTCTCTGCCTCTGCATGACCGTGGTCGTCCTACGTGGCACAATCGGCGCCGGCAAGTTCGGTACGCCAGAACAAGACTTCAACGACCTCAAAAACCACTTCTACGCAGCTCGCAAACACGGCGAGCCACACCGAGTTCTCACCGAGTCTAACCAggccaacaacaacaagaacgACGAAGCAAGTAATGCTGATGGTGCGAATAATTATGCCACATTTGATATCAACAAGATTTTGGTCGATGAAGGGGAAGATGAGAAGCCGGATCCGAATAGACCGTACAGTTTGGGTCCGAAAATATCCGATTGGAATCAACTGCGAGAGAAATGGTTGAGTGAAAACCCTAGTTTTAGCAATTTTATTAAGCCTAACAAACCGCGTGTTTTGTTAGTTACAGGATCGTCGCCGAAACCTTGTGAGAATCCGGTAGGGGATCATTACTtgttaaaatctataaaaaataagatagatTATTGTAGACTCCATGGAATAGAGATATTTTATAACATGGCATTGCTTGATGCGGAAATGGCTGGGTTTTGGGCGAAATTGCCTTTGATTAGGAAGTTATTGCTTTCGCATCCGGAGGTTGAGTTCTTGTGGTGGATGGATAGTGATGCTATGTTTACAGATATGGCTTTTGAGGTGCCGTGGGAGAGGTATAAGGATTCAAATTTTGTAATGCACGGGTGGAATGAGATGGTTTATGATGAAAAGAATTGGATTGGATTGAATACTGGGAGTTTTTTGCTGAGGAATTGTCAATGGTCTTTGGATCTTTTGGATGCGTGGTCACCAATGGGACCGAAAGGGAAGATTAGAGATGAAGCAGGGAAGGTGCTTACCAGGGAACTTAAGAATAGGCCGGTTTTCGAAGCGGATGATCAGTCTGCAATGGTTTATTTATTGGCTACACAAAGGGATAAGTGGGGTGATAAAGTGTATTTAGAGAATGCTTATTATTTGCATGGTTATTGGGGGATCTTGGTTGATAGATATGAGGAAATGATTGAGAATTATCACCCAGGTCTGGGTGATCATCGTTGGCCGCTTGTCACTCACTTTGTGGGGTGCAAACCTTGTGGGAAGTTCGGAGATTATTCAGTGGAGAGGTGTTTGAAGCAGATGGATCGGGCGTTTAATTTTGGGGATAATCAAATTCTGCAGATTTATGGGTTTACTCATAAATCGCTGGCTAGTCGGAGAGTTAGGCGAGTGAGAAATGAGACTACCAATCCACTTGAAGTGAAGGATGAGCTTGGCTTGCTTCACCCTGCATTTAAAGCTGTCAGGGTATCAACAACATCTTGA
- the LOC133695970 gene encoding xyloglucan 6-xylosyltransferase 2-like — protein MLDWCLGSYRDHLFQRPMCHAKVTLLCLFMTAIVLLGTIGAGKFGTQEQHFNYLRNNFYSSRKRAEPQKVVIELTRNNSRNDTNTKSDDPNSYASFDINKLLVDEGEDDENPDSDKPYSLGPKILDWDQKRAEWLGENPKFPNFVGPDKPRVLLVTGSSPKPCENRVGDHYLLKSIKNKIDYCRLHGIDIFYNMALLDAEMAGFWAKLPLIRKLLVSQPEIEFLWWMDSDAMFTDMAFEVPWEKYKDYNLVMHGWKEMVYDQRNWIGLNTGSFFIRNCQWSLDLLDAWAPMGPKGKIRDEAGKLLAKELKGRPVFEADDQSAMVYLLATQRDKWGDKVYLENAYYLHGYWEILVDRYEEMIEKYHAGLGDDRWPLVTHFVGCKPCGKAGDYPVERCLKQMDRAFNFGDDQILQKYGYAHASLAAWRVRKSSN, from the coding sequence ATGCTGGACTGGTGCCTAGGAAGTTATCGGGACCACCTGTTCCAGAGACCAATGTGCCATGCCAAGGTCACCCTACTCTGCCTCTTCATGACCGCCATCGTCCTACTTGGCACAATTGGCGCCGGCAAGTTTGGCACTCAGGAGCAACACTTCAACTACCTCCGCAACAACTTCTACTCTTCTCGCAAGCGCGCCGAGCCACAGAAAGTTGTCATTGAATTGACTCGCAACAACAGCAGGAATGATACGAATACCAAAAGCGATGATCCAAATAGCTATGCCTCATTTGATATTAACAAGCTATTAGTCGATGAAGGCGAAGACGATGAGAATCCTGATTCGGACAAGCCATACAGTTTGGGGCCGAAGATTTTAGATTGGGACCAGAAGAGAGCTGAATGGCTAGGTGAAAACCCGAAGTTTCCCAACTTTGTTGGGCCTGACAAACCGAGAGTTCTGTTAGTCACAGGATCTTCACCGAAACCTTGCGAGAATCGTGTCGGCGATCATTACCtgctaaaatcaattaaaaataagattgatTACTGCAGGCTTCACGGCATCGACATTTTTTACAACATGGCTCTGCTTGACGCTGAAATGGCTGGCTTTTGGGCTAAGCTGCCGTTAATAAGGAAGCTGCTGGTTTCGCAGCCCGAGATAGAATTCTTGTGGTGGATGGATAGCGATGCTATGTTTACAGACATGGCATTTGAGGTGCCGTGGGAGAAGTACAAGGATTATAACCTTGTGATGCACGGGTGGAAGGAGATGGTTTATGATCAAAGGAATTGGATTGGACTGAACACAGGGAGTTTCTTCATAAGGAACTGTCAATGGTCATTGGATCTTTTAGATGCATGGGCACCAATGGGGCCTAAAGGGAAGATTAGAGATGAAGCAGGGAAACTACTTGCCAAGGAGCTGAAAGGGAGGCCGGTTTTCGAAGCTGATGATCAGTCTGCAATGGTATATTTGCTGGCTACACAGAGGGATAAGTGGGGCGACAAAGTATATTTAGAGAATGCTTATTATTTGCATGGTTACTGGGAGATCTTGGTTGACAGGTACGAGGAGATGATCGAGAAATACCATGCCGGTCTTGGTGATGATCGGTGGCCTCTTGTAACTCACTTCGTAGGATGCAAACCTTGTGGGAAGGCGGGGGATTATCCGGTGGAGAGGTGCTTGAAGCAGATGGACCGTGCTTTCAATTTTGGAGATGATCAGATTCTGCAGAAATATGGGTATGCTCATGCTTCACTGGCTGCTTGGAGGGTTAGGAAGAGCAGTAATTAA
- the LOC133695971 gene encoding heat shock factor-binding protein — protein sequence MDGHDADDAKKSTADMTAFVQNLLQQMQSRFQTMSDSIVTKIDEMGNRIDELEQSINDLRTEMGVEGSPSPSVPPKVKEEPKPGNESA from the exons ATG GATGGGCACGATGCAGATGATGCCAAAAAGAGCACTGCTGATATGACTGCTTTT GTGCAAAATTTGCTTCAGCAGATG CAATCCAGGTTCCAGACAATGTCTGACTCCATCGTTACAAaga TCGATGAAATGGGCAACAGGATAGATGAGTTGGAGCAGAGCATCAATGATCTCAGAACTGAAATGGGGGTAGAGGGTTCCCCTTCTCCTTCTGTCCCTCCCAAGGTCAAGGAAGAACCCAAGCCAGGCAACGAATCTGCTTAA
- the LOC133696573 gene encoding uncharacterized protein LOC133696573 isoform X1: MDLSPTKLDYYHDMWKLQSKATLLSFFKGEDGRNALILDSTIFHPQGGGQPADTGVITIAADSSFKFIVQDVRSKDGIVYHYGVIEEGFEMEVVRGGEVFLFVDEARRKLNSRLHSAGHLMDACLEEVGLGHMEPGKGYHFPDGPFVEYKGTIPQNELQSKQHELELAANALISRGGKVSAAVLPYEEAAELCGGFLPDYIPKDSTPRVVKLGNSAVCCGGTHVSDISEIISLQVSQIRKKKGVTKVSYTVGS, encoded by the exons ATGGATTTGAGTCCAACAAAACTTGATTACTACCATGACATGTGGAAACTCCAATCCAAAGCCACACTTTTATCTTTCTTCAAG ggAGAAGATGGCAGAAATGCTTTGATTTTAGACTCAACAATCTTTCATCCTCAAGGTGGAGGCCAACCAGCTGACACTGGAGTCATCACCATTGCTGCTGATTCCAGTTTCAAGTTTATCGTCCAAGATGTTCGATCCAAGGATGGAATT GTCTACCATTATGGGGTTATTGAGGAGGGTTTTGAAATGGAAGTTGTAAGAGGGGGagaagtttttttgtttgttgatgaggCGAGGCGAAAGCTGAATTCAAG GCTGCACTCAGCTGGGCATTTGATGGATGCGTGCCTGGAAGAAGTGGGATTGGGGCATATGGAGCCAGGAAAGGGATACCATTTTCCTGATGG GCCATTTGTTGAATACAAAGGAACAATTCCTCAAAATGAATTGCAGAGCAAGCAACATGAATTAGAACTAGCAGCAAATGCTTTAATATCCAGGGGAGGCAAG GTTTCTGCTGCTGTATTGCCATACGAAGAAGCTGCTGAATTATGTGGTGGTTTCCTTCCTGATTACATACCAAAG GACAGCACTCCTCGTGTTGTGAAGTTAGGGAACAGCGCCGTGTGTTGTGGTGGCACGCATGTTTCTGATATTTCAGAGATTATAAGTTTGCAG GTTTCTCAGATTCGTAAGAAGAAGGGAGTGACAAAGGTTTCTTACACTGTTGGATCCTAG
- the LOC133696573 gene encoding uncharacterized protein LOC133696573 isoform X2, with the protein MDLSPTKLDYYHDMWKLQSKATLLSFFKGEDGRNALILDSTIFHPQGGGQPADTGVITIAADSSFKFIVQDVRSKDGIVYHYGVIEEGFEMEVVRGGEVFLFVDEARRKLNSRLHSAGHLMDACLEEVGLGHMEPGKGYHFPDGPFVEYKGTIPQNELQSKQHELELAANALISRGGKVSAAVLPYEEAAELCGGFLPDYIPKHSSCCEVREQRRVLWWHACF; encoded by the exons ATGGATTTGAGTCCAACAAAACTTGATTACTACCATGACATGTGGAAACTCCAATCCAAAGCCACACTTTTATCTTTCTTCAAG ggAGAAGATGGCAGAAATGCTTTGATTTTAGACTCAACAATCTTTCATCCTCAAGGTGGAGGCCAACCAGCTGACACTGGAGTCATCACCATTGCTGCTGATTCCAGTTTCAAGTTTATCGTCCAAGATGTTCGATCCAAGGATGGAATT GTCTACCATTATGGGGTTATTGAGGAGGGTTTTGAAATGGAAGTTGTAAGAGGGGGagaagtttttttgtttgttgatgaggCGAGGCGAAAGCTGAATTCAAG GCTGCACTCAGCTGGGCATTTGATGGATGCGTGCCTGGAAGAAGTGGGATTGGGGCATATGGAGCCAGGAAAGGGATACCATTTTCCTGATGG GCCATTTGTTGAATACAAAGGAACAATTCCTCAAAATGAATTGCAGAGCAAGCAACATGAATTAGAACTAGCAGCAAATGCTTTAATATCCAGGGGAGGCAAG GTTTCTGCTGCTGTATTGCCATACGAAGAAGCTGCTGAATTATGTGGTGGTTTCCTTCCTGATTACATACCAAAG CACTCCTCGTGTTGTGAAGTTAGGGAACAGCGCCGTGTGTTGTGGTGGCACGCATGTTTCTGA